A stretch of Synechococcus sp. WH 8020 DNA encodes these proteins:
- a CDS encoding phycobilisome linker polypeptide, whose translation MRLFKVTACIPSPEKVRSQRELQNTFFTKWVPYESWFAEQQRIQKQGGRIIKVELCTGGLQVNVGN comes from the coding sequence ATGCGTCTCTTCAAGGTCACAGCCTGCATCCCCTCACCTGAGAAGGTCCGTTCGCAGCGAGAGTTGCAGAACACTTTTTTCACCAAGTGGGTTCCCTACGAGAGCTGGTTCGCTGAACAACAGCGAATCCAGAAGCAAGGTGGCCGCATCATCAAAGTTGAACTTTGTACAGGTGGCCTTCAGGTCAACGTTGGGAATTAA